The proteins below are encoded in one region of Methanospirillum lacunae:
- a CDS encoding PEGA domain-containing protein, which translates to MSRVRSIHVQNPLRLRTIICLILIVSVITVTAVVTADKTQTNLTIGLSPAEPSVNESFHVSGILSSSDGKPLGNKHITLESSEKSASDSESFKVLGTKDTDAEGKYDFFRPVDTPPEFLQAKFLGNDNFAPIVSKVISARGAGTDHPQVVTGKVGTVMIYSTPAGADVYIDDILRGVSPYHAGGLSEGTHNVTLSKTGYRNETQDVYISPKFDASLTITLKQ; encoded by the coding sequence ATGTCACGGGTTCGATCAATTCACGTTCAAAATCCTCTCCGCCTCAGGACAATTATCTGTCTCATCCTCATTGTGAGTGTGATTACAGTAACTGCCGTGGTTACTGCAGATAAAACTCAGACAAACCTCACAATCGGCCTATCACCGGCAGAACCGTCAGTGAATGAGTCATTCCATGTCTCGGGGATACTGTCGTCTTCAGATGGGAAACCTCTTGGGAATAAACACATCACTCTTGAATCATCAGAGAAAAGTGCATCCGATTCAGAGAGTTTTAAAGTATTAGGAACCAAAGATACCGATGCAGAGGGGAAATACGATTTTTTCCGCCCTGTTGATACTCCTCCAGAGTTTTTGCAAGCAAAATTTTTAGGAAATGATAATTTTGCCCCAATCGTGAGCAAAGTCATTAGTGCAAGGGGAGCTGGAACTGATCATCCACAGGTAGTAACCGGAAAGGTTGGCACTGTTATGATCTACTCGACCCCGGCGGGAGCAGATGTCTATATTGATGATATTCTGCGTGGTGTCTCTCCATATCATGCAGGCGGTCTTTCAGAAGGCACTCATAATGTAACGTTGTCAAAGACAGGGTACCGAAATGAAACTCAGGATGTATACATAAGTCCAAAATTTGATGCATCCCTAACTATTACTCTTAAACAATAA
- a CDS encoding DJ-1/PfpI family protein, whose product MVTNMKVLIAIPPEKFRDEELLQPVQVFQEAGVKFELVSTHVGVVMGVLGKKAKVNRTFEDVLLKGVDEYYALMIIGGPGTMVHLWNNTHLHELARIFNTKGKVVAGIDNAPIVIAKAGLLKKKEATVVPGQTVREMMIDDAIIVNKPLVYKDRIVTANGLEVSVEFAKLIVQYHDGNPEFVATQSKAGFSF is encoded by the coding sequence ATGGTTACTAACATGAAGGTACTCATCGCAATCCCTCCTGAGAAGTTCAGGGACGAAGAACTCCTCCAGCCTGTGCAGGTGTTTCAGGAAGCAGGGGTAAAATTTGAACTTGTTTCAACCCATGTCGGAGTAGTAATGGGTGTTCTTGGCAAGAAAGCAAAAGTAAACCGGACTTTTGAAGATGTTCTTCTGAAAGGTGTGGATGAGTACTATGCCTTGATGATCATCGGGGGGCCGGGGACGATGGTTCATCTATGGAACAATACCCACCTCCATGAACTTGCGCGGATATTTAATACCAAAGGGAAAGTCGTAGCCGGAATAGACAATGCACCTATTGTAATTGCCAAGGCAGGGCTCCTGAAAAAGAAAGAAGCAACGGTAGTTCCCGGTCAGACAGTCAGGGAGATGATGATCGATGATGCGATCATCGTGAATAAACCATTAGTATATAAGGACAGAATCGTCACTGCCAACGGCCTTGAAGTATCGGTAGAGTTTGCAAAACTGATTGTGCAGTATCATGACGGCAATCCTGAGTTTGTAGCAACGCAAAGTAAGGCTGGATTTTCATTTTAA
- a CDS encoding EF-Tu/IF-2/RF-3 family GTPase: protein MSNLNIVIIGPEDFGKEIGKKGTSTDITFYNLKKGEATLTLIEPSRYPEKLSSLFYAVSLADVAVVVIDKVTAQLGECILELNCAHLSRGYLILRNYLDAAQISPLIKGTVLEQYKVLPDDLNVLRETLLDDAAALPAIKTDSPGIIPIDHHFNVKGIGTVILGCVQDGTVHKHDQVTIHPLGKSIQIRSIQKHDDDVNEAHAGDRVGLALKGIESDDLDRGYVLTASSGIQSKCEITGTAKIIQYWPEPLKEQMVLYAGHWMQFLPCRVQKVAAGGDWRSAEITLSFEKELIFKSGSVIILHYLEGEKLRIVGTLELA from the coding sequence ATGTCAAATTTAAATATCGTAATAATAGGACCTGAAGATTTCGGAAAGGAGATTGGAAAGAAAGGAACATCAACAGATATCACGTTCTATAACCTTAAGAAAGGTGAAGCAACCCTCACACTTATAGAGCCGTCCCGGTATCCAGAAAAGTTGTCATCACTCTTTTACGCAGTCTCGCTTGCTGATGTAGCAGTTGTTGTCATCGATAAAGTAACTGCCCAGCTCGGTGAATGTATTCTTGAACTGAACTGTGCCCATCTATCACGTGGATATCTGATTCTCAGGAATTACCTCGATGCGGCACAGATATCTCCTCTTATCAAAGGAACTGTCCTTGAACAATACAAGGTACTTCCTGATGATCTAAATGTCCTTCGTGAAACACTTCTGGATGATGCTGCTGCACTTCCAGCAATTAAGACGGATTCTCCTGGAATAATCCCTATCGACCACCATTTCAACGTGAAAGGGATCGGGACCGTAATACTTGGCTGTGTACAGGATGGCACGGTGCACAAACACGATCAGGTGACGATTCATCCGCTCGGTAAATCTATCCAGATTCGCTCTATACAAAAACACGATGACGATGTGAATGAGGCCCATGCAGGAGACCGGGTCGGGCTTGCTCTCAAGGGGATTGAATCTGATGATCTTGACCGGGGATATGTGCTTACTGCATCATCAGGTATTCAGAGTAAATGCGAAATTACCGGGACAGCGAAGATCATTCAGTACTGGCCTGAACCGCTCAAGGAGCAGATGGTTCTCTACGCAGGCCACTGGATGCAGTTTCTGCCCTGCCGGGTTCAGAAGGTTGCTGCCGGAGGAGACTGGAGGTCAGCAGAGATAACCCTCTCATTTGAGAAAGAACTCATCTTTAAATCAGGATCAGTTATTATCCTTCATTATCTGGAAGGAGAAAAACTCAGAATTGTGGGAACCCTCGAGCTTGCTTAA
- a CDS encoding YgiQ family radical SAM protein, translating to MRGQQERTHLPQPDFLPVSRDELESIGIDHPDIILVSGDAYLDHPASATALLGRSLWDAGYTVGVISQPDIRNQESFTTLGPPRLFFSVSSGSMDSMVAHYTPARKRRREDAFSPGGRLLRPDRATLVYADLIHRIYPSSPLVLGGVEASLRRFAHYDYWSDKIRQSLFADAPADLLVFGMGEQQLITLSDDLESGKDIKTIHDLPGTCWKIAPKKWEEKKEEINQEILEIPSFTDVSSNPLLYAQSHIQILNEQNPYQGKIILQRHPKTFIIQNRPALPLSSERLDQIYDLPYKRRAHPSYQDPIPALESIRFSITSHRGCYGNCSFCALAMHQGRIIQSRSRESVLREVCRIADMKEFRGTISDIGGPSANMYGDWCERWSSQGACSDRECTTCQARRSGISQYLSLLREAREVPGVKHVFIGSGLRYDLIPDEPDIMQQICSHVSGQLKIAPEHISHDVTILMNKPDLNVFDSFRKKFEEAQKGRDSRQYIIPYLMAGHPGCTVTDMIKLVEYLRDHHLYTEQVQDFTPTPMTTSTCMYATGIDPRTGKKVHVPKGEEKRIQRAFLSWRDPAGYDLVKTGLRQERREDLIGNGPDCLIRRNSNPKEHTSEKLDVIRPKGKSIGKMTAHSLRHNDH from the coding sequence ATGAGAGGACAACAGGAGAGAACCCATCTCCCACAGCCTGATTTTCTTCCTGTTTCCCGGGATGAACTTGAGAGTATCGGGATTGATCATCCTGATATCATCCTCGTTTCAGGAGATGCATACCTTGATCACCCTGCATCTGCGACCGCCCTTCTGGGAAGATCACTCTGGGATGCCGGATACACAGTGGGAGTTATCTCTCAGCCAGATATCAGAAATCAAGAGTCATTCACTACATTGGGTCCACCACGCCTCTTTTTTTCAGTATCAAGCGGATCGATGGATTCGATGGTGGCCCATTACACACCGGCACGGAAACGCCGGCGTGAGGATGCTTTTTCTCCTGGAGGCCGCCTGTTAAGACCTGACCGTGCAACCCTCGTGTATGCTGATCTGATACACAGGATCTATCCAAGCTCACCTCTTGTTCTTGGAGGAGTTGAGGCATCCCTGCGAAGATTTGCTCATTATGATTACTGGTCAGACAAGATTCGCCAGTCCCTCTTTGCAGATGCACCAGCCGACCTCCTGGTCTTCGGGATGGGTGAACAACAACTCATAACCCTTTCCGATGATCTCGAAAGCGGCAAAGATATAAAGACAATTCATGACCTTCCCGGTACCTGCTGGAAGATCGCCCCAAAGAAGTGGGAAGAGAAGAAGGAAGAGATAAACCAGGAAATTCTTGAGATTCCCTCATTCACTGATGTCAGTTCAAACCCCCTCCTGTATGCACAAAGCCATATTCAGATATTGAATGAACAAAACCCATACCAGGGAAAGATAATACTACAGCGTCACCCTAAAACCTTCATTATCCAGAACAGGCCTGCACTCCCTCTCTCTTCGGAGCGGCTTGATCAGATCTATGATCTCCCATACAAACGGAGGGCACATCCATCATACCAGGATCCGATTCCTGCACTCGAATCGATCAGGTTTTCAATAACTTCTCACAGGGGTTGTTATGGGAACTGTTCATTCTGTGCTCTCGCCATGCACCAGGGGAGAATTATCCAGAGCAGGAGTAGGGAGTCAGTACTCAGAGAAGTATGCCGGATTGCAGATATGAAAGAATTCAGAGGAACGATCTCTGATATCGGCGGACCAAGTGCAAACATGTACGGTGACTGGTGTGAACGGTGGAGTTCACAGGGGGCTTGTTCTGATCGTGAATGTACTACTTGCCAGGCCCGGAGATCTGGGATCTCCCAGTACCTTTCTCTTCTTCGGGAAGCCCGGGAGGTTCCCGGGGTTAAACATGTCTTCATCGGTTCCGGCCTAAGATACGACCTGATCCCTGACGAACCGGACATCATGCAACAGATATGCTCCCATGTTTCAGGACAACTGAAGATTGCCCCTGAACATATCAGCCACGATGTAACCATTCTGATGAACAAGCCAGACCTTAACGTGTTTGATTCATTCAGAAAAAAGTTTGAAGAGGCACAAAAAGGGAGAGATTCACGGCAGTATATTATCCCATATCTGATGGCAGGTCACCCGGGATGCACTGTCACGGATATGATCAAACTTGTAGAATATCTCCGTGACCATCATCTTTATACAGAACAAGTACAGGACTTCACTCCCACACCCATGACAACCTCGACATGTATGTATGCAACAGGCATCGATCCAAGGACAGGAAAAAAAGTGCATGTGCCAAAGGGGGAGGAAAAGAGGATCCAGCGGGCGTTTTTATCCTGGCGTGATCCTGCCGGATATGACCTTGTCAAAACAGGACTCAGGCAGGAGAGACGTGAAGACCTTATAGGAAACGGACCCGACTGTCTCATCAGAAGAAACAGCAATCCAAAAGAGCATACATCAGAAAAACTCGATGTCATAAGACCGAAAGGAAAGAGTATCGGGAAAATGACGGCCCACAGCCTCCGCCATAACGATCATTGA
- a CDS encoding carboxymuconolactone decarboxylase family protein: MESQMGKPTEGYEQIIKSVLESGAAETAQSWMDAILAENGRVPLIFERMAERPEVLVSHLLYKTSVLKTSTLEPKYVELISIAVSSALRCNHCTDYHVQAAIRKGATKDEILEAILIAGLTSQSTVLADAYRTYAESIEECTACAMKIPGEDQ, encoded by the coding sequence ATGGAGTCACAGATGGGAAAACCAACTGAAGGATACGAACAGATCATTAAAAGTGTTCTCGAGTCAGGGGCAGCGGAGACTGCCCAGTCCTGGATGGATGCCATTCTTGCAGAAAATGGGAGGGTCCCTTTAATATTTGAACGTATGGCTGAACGGCCAGAAGTTCTGGTCTCTCATCTTCTCTACAAAACATCAGTTCTCAAGACAAGCACTCTTGAGCCGAAGTACGTAGAACTTATTAGTATAGCCGTCTCTTCCGCACTCCGGTGCAACCATTGTACCGATTATCACGTACAGGCAGCTATCAGGAAGGGGGCAACAAAAGATGAGATTCTCGAAGCCATCCTTATCGCTGGTCTCACATCACAGTCAACTGTTCTCGCTGATGCATACCGAACCTATGCAGAAAGTATTGAGGAGTGTACTGCATGTGCGATGAAGATTCCGGGAGAAGATCAATGA
- a CDS encoding PEGA domain-containing protein — MSFYYGKILIIIIVLISCGICVADTPGAISPQNGVNNQVPPGPIGSGFFEFRSNVEGATVFLDNQTVGTIREGSLKIPVDVYEKPVTRELRIEAGGYSTYHETLVKGPKAGETMVLRGTLQVVPLNLTGSLSLAVSPPGSTVSIDNVSAGVVDQSGIMSIRTINSGSRTIRVTMPGYKDLVQQVYVTPNLENKVRITLDTITTGTLDISSNPAGAAVSINGMSYGITPVTAADLEQGSYLIGFNLPGYQNAQSQVILSAGQRVPVSIYLQPIPTATPTPVLTTPEPTPTPTPTPEAGFTPALVILGLLCAFVIQIKRK; from the coding sequence ATGAGTTTTTATTATGGTAAAATTCTTATAATAATAATCGTACTGATCTCATGCGGCATCTGTGTTGCAGACACTCCGGGGGCAATATCTCCTCAAAATGGAGTAAATAATCAGGTTCCCCCTGGCCCTATTGGAAGCGGTTTTTTTGAGTTCAGATCTAATGTCGAAGGTGCCACGGTATTTCTTGATAACCAGACTGTTGGAACAATCAGGGAAGGCTCATTGAAGATCCCCGTTGATGTCTATGAGAAACCAGTGACCCGCGAACTTCGTATAGAGGCTGGGGGCTATTCTACATATCATGAAACGCTGGTGAAAGGTCCTAAAGCAGGGGAGACCATGGTTTTACGAGGAACTCTTCAGGTAGTTCCGTTAAACCTCACTGGCTCTCTTTCTCTTGCAGTGAGCCCCCCTGGATCAACTGTGAGCATTGATAACGTATCGGCAGGGGTCGTTGATCAGTCAGGAATCATGTCCATCAGGACCATTAACTCAGGCAGCAGGACGATTAGGGTGACCATGCCAGGTTACAAAGATTTAGTTCAGCAGGTATATGTCACCCCGAACCTTGAAAACAAAGTACGGATCACTCTTGATACAATAACAACCGGAACACTTGATATCTCATCAAATCCTGCAGGGGCGGCAGTTTCTATTAATGGAATGTCATATGGGATCACCCCGGTTACAGCAGCCGACCTTGAGCAGGGCTCGTACCTCATCGGATTTAATCTCCCCGGGTATCAGAATGCACAAAGCCAGGTTATCTTGTCTGCTGGACAGCGAGTACCTGTTTCCATATATCTGCAGCCAATACCCACTGCAACTCCGACACCGGTACTAACAACTCCTGAACCCACTCCAACCCCTACACCTACACCAGAAGCAGGATTTACCCCGGCATTGGTGATTCTCGGATTGTTGTGTGCTTTTGTTATTCAGATAAAAAGAAAATGA
- a CDS encoding PEGA domain-containing protein gives MNRYFVLIVLLVMPAFFSSGIVTGAENGGIDLATVGYIQIQVPVDGARVYLDQVFMGFIQNGAITIPIDVMATPRYSNLIIEYTGYQTYIGPVPALVPEKTVTVLVNLNKTGYERMGIISFESRLAGAELFLNGVKKGVTPDSGNLLIQTVPAGLYEFSVKRPGNLSITQQQYVSSNAVTVYRVNLEPATTGDVHINSTPEGAEVYLNNLNAGFTPLTIPHVPVGNMTLKITKEGYQDWGSEILVVGAEQNQVDAVLVSLPPTPTPTCPDVTPSPEVVEPQENGSILYGVFILVVVLVLCCVLIGVWAFRKQKP, from the coding sequence GTGAACAGATATTTCGTCCTAATTGTTCTGCTGGTTATGCCAGCCTTCTTCTCCTCCGGCATCGTTACAGGTGCTGAAAATGGGGGAATTGATCTCGCCACTGTCGGGTATATTCAGATTCAGGTTCCGGTCGATGGGGCGCGGGTATACCTGGATCAGGTTTTCATGGGTTTTATTCAGAATGGAGCCATCACGATTCCCATAGATGTGATGGCGACTCCACGGTATTCAAATCTCATCATCGAGTATACGGGGTACCAAACATATATCGGGCCGGTCCCAGCCCTAGTCCCTGAGAAAACAGTAACCGTTCTGGTTAATCTAAATAAAACCGGATACGAACGGATGGGAATCATCTCGTTTGAGAGCAGACTTGCAGGTGCTGAACTGTTTCTTAATGGAGTAAAGAAAGGGGTAACACCTGACTCTGGTAATCTTCTGATTCAGACTGTCCCTGCCGGACTGTATGAGTTCTCAGTAAAACGGCCGGGCAATCTTTCAATCACCCAGCAACAGTATGTCTCTTCAAATGCGGTCACTGTATACCGGGTGAATCTTGAACCTGCGACTACAGGGGATGTTCATATTAATTCCACGCCAGAAGGTGCAGAGGTATATCTGAATAACCTCAATGCCGGTTTCACACCTCTTACTATCCCTCATGTTCCTGTTGGAAATATGACTCTGAAGATCACAAAGGAAGGATATCAGGACTGGGGAAGTGAGATATTAGTTGTAGGTGCTGAACAAAACCAGGTTGATGCTGTATTAGTTTCACTTCCTCCAACTCCGACACCAACCTGCCCTGATGTCACGCCATCACCTGAAGTTGTAGAACCCCAGGAAAATGGTTCTATATTATATGGGGTTTTCATATTGGTTGTTGTACTTGTTCTCTGCTGTGTTTTGATCGGAGTTTGGGCTTTCAGAAAACAGAAACCCTGA
- a CDS encoding tetratricopeptide repeat protein has translation MGTEEKSGQFSRGLRAFRSGDFQTAVELLSDAVEYDEKNDRAWNALGTACAKIGRYEDADLCFENALIISPDNPIYLKNKKTNTKNLINPLSPHEFSPKRGILDHIPLDKIPLDKPFLLAGIIIALIIVVGFVLISAISFFTTPAAPPGPGILISASQNGSFINITNDGGPQISSIESFSWKVNNLPIGTGQPGDPTTIGVDRGSRATVPISELTGTNISAGMRVMVIATYKDGSQSIVLSTTLPPPSPDLITPLAETPVPTPTFPPDVPRFKSGDIIQDSGSNTWWLINSPPLNGSYSVTAAARLPNGSFTNHGSIITNVSLRSFEESGTYIGTQGLGGTPAGLHDDVPPPVTGIPASHPEPIYPAGDLVNPSATGDTGMLVILGYDPASDQYQADDIYQYYTGEWGYRTNATAMWFMRPVLEERYNHRAGRIAISDVGIGADSAPPRTPVKYVAGDIISPDPAGVDAILVVTAYNKTDDRYQIDSITPAYDGGWRLGGNPTWEKRAFVERNNPYQLRRIDLSLIRS, from the coding sequence ATGGGAACCGAGGAGAAATCAGGACAGTTCAGCCGGGGTCTCCGGGCATTCAGGTCAGGTGATTTTCAAACTGCAGTGGAATTACTCTCTGATGCAGTTGAATATGACGAAAAGAATGATCGTGCATGGAATGCACTAGGGACTGCATGTGCCAAGATCGGAAGATATGAGGATGCAGATCTCTGCTTTGAAAATGCCCTGATCATATCACCGGATAATCCAATCTATCTGAAGAATAAGAAAACGAACACCAAGAACCTGATAAATCCCTTGTCTCCTCACGAATTCTCACCAAAGAGGGGAATTCTTGATCATATTCCCCTGGACAAAATTCCTCTAGATAAGCCATTTCTGCTTGCAGGAATAATTATTGCTCTCATCATCGTTGTAGGGTTCGTCCTGATCTCTGCCATCTCTTTCTTCACAACCCCTGCTGCCCCTCCAGGGCCAGGTATATTGATCTCTGCCAGCCAGAACGGGTCATTTATTAACATAACCAATGATGGCGGCCCTCAGATCAGTTCGATTGAATCCTTCTCCTGGAAAGTAAATAATCTTCCCATAGGCACCGGTCAACCCGGAGATCCTACCACCATTGGTGTAGACCGGGGTTCGAGAGCCACAGTTCCCATATCAGAACTTACTGGAACAAACATAAGCGCAGGGATGCGGGTCATGGTCATCGCCACATACAAGGATGGAAGTCAAAGTATTGTGCTGAGCACAACACTTCCTCCCCCTTCTCCCGATTTGATCACCCCACTGGCAGAAACTCCGGTACCAACTCCCACATTTCCTCCTGACGTACCCCGGTTTAAGAGCGGTGACATCATCCAGGATTCAGGCAGCAACACTTGGTGGCTTATCAATTCTCCACCACTCAATGGATCGTACTCAGTTACCGCTGCTGCCAGACTGCCAAACGGATCATTCACGAACCATGGATCAATAATCACCAATGTGAGCTTGAGAAGTTTTGAGGAGAGCGGAACATATATCGGAACTCAAGGGCTGGGGGGCACACCTGCGGGACTTCATGATGATGTCCCACCTCCAGTCACCGGGATTCCGGCTTCCCATCCCGAGCCAATCTATCCTGCAGGTGATCTGGTAAATCCTTCAGCAACCGGAGACACAGGAATGCTTGTAATCCTCGGATATGATCCTGCTTCAGATCAGTACCAGGCAGATGATATTTACCAATATTATACCGGAGAGTGGGGATACAGGACAAATGCAACAGCCATGTGGTTTATGAGGCCTGTACTCGAAGAGAGATACAACCACAGGGCAGGAAGGATAGCAATTAGTGATGTGGGCATTGGAGCTGACTCAGCTCCTCCACGGACACCAGTTAAATATGTTGCAGGGGACATTATCAGTCCGGATCCTGCAGGAGTGGATGCAATCCTGGTCGTCACCGCTTATAACAAGACTGACGACCGATATCAGATAGACTCAATCACACCTGCATATGATGGTGGCTGGAGGTTGGGGGGGAATCCCACATGGGAGAAACGTGCCTTTGTTGAGCGGAACAATCCATATCAACTTAGAAGAATTGACCTGTCACTGATCAGGAGCTGA
- a CDS encoding Nre family DNA repair protein, translated as MTLCISCKGKGLCGRERCPVISRFHAQMQTKPRSEYVGTTPSIFVGSSGYPDVNAGPLLTSDQDHPPDWMNRDLSIADIVNIRAQTIRATSSPHRYEEHLHEIAISSVPLGVETAFDRPVSFDLRFDGMVAPIGMSGNIKSFDLLDNAKVERVVDRITSDTDLPASGACQELTEGGTDTYRIISLMSAGLLGTEKSRHMVPTRWAITAVDDTLGKNLKPQVFKSQDYDKISLFFSKRFGNTIAVILIPGDWQFEMIEIWGSQSLWAGGNETIVVDREGRNKTGYSPITGAYYSARLAVLEYLTAINRNARVIVIRWITSEYWAPLGTWVIREVTRQAMASPPSHYENISSAVDAASAALGMNRWITHSTLLTEIRTQRSLADFF; from the coding sequence ATGACTCTCTGTATCTCCTGTAAAGGTAAGGGTCTTTGTGGGCGGGAGCGGTGCCCGGTCATTTCTCGTTTCCATGCCCAGATGCAGACCAAACCCAGATCCGAATACGTGGGGACTACTCCTTCTATCTTTGTAGGGAGTTCAGGATATCCGGATGTCAATGCCGGACCACTCCTTACCAGTGATCAGGATCATCCGCCGGATTGGATGAACCGGGACCTCTCTATTGCTGATATAGTAAACATACGTGCACAGACAATCAGGGCCACATCCTCACCGCACCGCTATGAAGAGCATCTCCATGAGATAGCCATATCCAGTGTCCCTCTTGGAGTTGAAACGGCGTTTGACAGACCTGTCTCGTTTGATCTCAGGTTTGACGGGATGGTTGCCCCTATCGGAATGTCAGGGAATATCAAATCCTTTGATCTCCTTGACAACGCAAAGGTTGAGAGGGTAGTCGACCGGATCACAAGTGATACCGATCTTCCCGCATCAGGTGCCTGCCAGGAACTCACAGAAGGAGGGACTGATACCTACCGGATCATCAGCCTTATGTCTGCAGGTCTGCTTGGGACAGAGAAGAGCAGACACATGGTTCCCACCAGGTGGGCAATAACTGCCGTAGATGATACGCTAGGAAAAAACCTGAAACCACAGGTGTTCAAATCCCAGGACTATGACAAAATCAGTCTCTTCTTCTCTAAAAGATTCGGCAATACGATTGCTGTTATCCTCATTCCTGGTGACTGGCAATTTGAGATGATAGAAATCTGGGGCAGTCAGTCACTCTGGGCAGGAGGGAATGAGACCATCGTTGTTGACAGAGAAGGGCGCAATAAGACAGGATATTCTCCAATCACAGGGGCATACTACTCGGCACGACTGGCAGTTCTTGAGTACCTTACTGCGATAAACCGGAATGCACGTGTTATCGTAATCAGATGGATCACCTCCGAATACTGGGCACCGTTGGGCACCTGGGTCATAAGAGAGGTGACCAGGCAGGCAATGGCATCACCTCCCTCTCATTACGAAAACATTTCTTCAGCTGTTGATGCAGCATCAGCAGCACTTGGAATGAACCGGTGGATTACACACAGCACATTACTCACAGAGATTAGAACACAGCGATCACTCGCTGATTTCTTTTGA
- a CDS encoding PKD domain-containing protein yields MGESSSYRVAVVAIILCLVTAGFITIITSTPQSHVEPIKQSKIVYQATPPLLNQTKANQSSVVTSRLRILWYDDGGKTYTFHDYNNLKGIGPDIWTDADLPRPENGTRQNKAAMIRFLEWDGSIEKMTGTKYLIDQETITSILNNYTLIAPPPAMPTQGVTQTPSIQPTPDITPAPGMLFPTSSRPCNLGNGTVRASFGYVNRHNTPVTMPIGDRNYFSPGVQDRGQPTSFQPGIHQDVFTVLLPENGTSIAWHLMNTTVGAGQVPPVQAAFTAEPLSGYTPLEVRFVDQSTGGTTEDPLTGTWNFGDKTTASGVSVFHRYELPGTYESSRNIRTSCGNVIATKMITVYEIAFTAEPFDEKPNTIKFTDKSTGEPTVWAWDFNDGFSSWEQNPVHTWKSPGTYDVGLTVSGKTGSGSTVRRITVQ; encoded by the coding sequence ATGGGAGAATCATCATCATACCGTGTTGCTGTAGTCGCCATCATTCTCTGTCTTGTTACCGCAGGATTCATCACCATTATCACGAGTACTCCCCAAAGTCATGTTGAGCCAATCAAACAGTCCAAAATAGTCTATCAGGCAACTCCGCCATTACTCAACCAGACAAAAGCTAACCAGTCATCCGTGGTAACCAGCAGATTGCGGATACTCTGGTATGATGATGGAGGAAAGACCTACACGTTCCATGATTATAATAACCTAAAGGGAATTGGCCCAGATATATGGACAGATGCCGATCTCCCGAGACCAGAAAACGGGACACGACAGAATAAAGCAGCAATGATACGGTTTCTTGAATGGGACGGATCCATCGAGAAGATGACAGGGACAAAATACCTCATCGATCAGGAGACGATAACCAGCATTCTCAACAATTATACCCTGATTGCCCCCCCACCGGCTATGCCCACACAAGGAGTTACACAGACACCTTCCATCCAACCAACGCCCGATATCACCCCTGCCCCGGGAATGCTTTTCCCAACCTCCAGTAGGCCATGCAACCTGGGTAATGGGACAGTCAGGGCCTCATTTGGGTATGTAAACCGCCATAATACTCCTGTCACAATGCCCATCGGCGACCGGAATTACTTCTCTCCCGGAGTTCAGGATCGTGGCCAGCCAACATCATTCCAGCCGGGGATTCACCAGGATGTCTTTACCGTACTACTCCCTGAAAACGGGACAAGTATCGCCTGGCATCTCATGAATACCACAGTTGGAGCAGGGCAGGTTCCTCCAGTTCAGGCAGCGTTCACTGCCGAACCACTCTCAGGGTATACACCGCTTGAGGTCAGATTTGTGGATCAGTCTACCGGCGGTACTACCGAAGATCCTCTGACCGGAACATGGAACTTTGGGGATAAGACAACCGCTTCAGGTGTCTCGGTATTTCACCGGTATGAACTCCCGGGAACATACGAGAGCAGCAGAAACATCAGAACAAGTTGTGGGAATGTAATTGCTACGAAGATGATCACTGTTTATGAGATTGCATTCACGGCAGAACCTTTCGATGAAAAACCAAACACCATTAAATTTACCGACAAGTCAACTGGTGAGCCGACTGTCTGGGCATGGGATTTCAATGATGGCTTTTCTTCATGGGAACAGAATCCAGTTCACACCTGGAAGTCACCCGGAACCTATGATGTCGGTCTAACTGTATCAGGAAAAACAGGTTCAGGATCGACTGTCCGAAGGATCACAGTCCAATAA